TTGTTTGCAGGGGGTTTACTGAAGACATGTTATGCCAAATGTGTGCCTTACTTACCTTATAGTTTGATGCCACTCATGTTTTGtccctctaaggctgggttcagacctaagCGTTTTGGATATGCGCGTTTTATGCGCGACAACATGCACGTTTTCTGCGCGTTTTTGTTGCGCGTTTTTGTCCTTAGTAAACGCGCGtcgaacgcgcgtttgtgtgattgacagtATTGCTGTCCAATGAAAAAACAGGCCCGTCTATATGAAAGGTGTCTAATGATAGTGCAATGGAGGTGATCAATTTCATGTGTTTGGAGAGAGTGTATTGGATTGTTTGCGACCATGGAATACTCCAGAAGGCGACCATTTGCGGCTATTGTGTCTGCAATCCTTCTCCTACGTTTGAGGCGTAGGAGAGAGAGCAGGCGAcgcttctgggtccatcctgtcattgccaaccgacaggaaaggggacagttctgggcactgtacgaGACCCTCCGGGCCCATGAAGACAAATTTTGGGCATACACGCGGATGTCCATCACCAGGTTAGTACAAATACAATAGTTCTATGAGTGGGGTTACAATTGTGAAGGTACCATTTTTTAATTTGCTATTGTTAACCCTCACCATTTTCGTTTGCAACAGCTTTGATGAGCTCCTGGGGTTGTTGGGCACCCATTTACAACGTCAGGACACATTCATGCGGGACAGTATTCCACCAGCGGAAAGACTGATCATAACTTTGCGGTAATTAGACTGTAATTGTGGCCTAATAAAGCATTTGCATTGTGTGTTGACTGTATATTAGTGTGGGCTTAGTTATTTTTTACTTGTGGTTGTGATGTTTCAAGTGTTTTTGAGGGGGGGATTGTATGTGTATGCTTTTTACATTTTGCATATAGATACCATACATAGTTTCCCCACATTTTTCCTTAGCAAACAATCTGTTCTAAATAAGAGTTCAAAAATGTTTGcaaaagtttttatattttagaaaagTAATCACATCTTACAGTTCCTCAAACAATTTGCAAACTGGGTTTAACACAATCAACAGAACTTTtgtaaattttaaataaaaattaatcggTAATGTACCGATCTTAACAATGAAGGAACAACACCCCTGATGCACCAAATTAAGTATGCCACTTCTCACAGGTTTTGGTATTGTGGCTCGTTATCCCGCATGGGCTCTCTCATTCCGCCTGATTGCTGGCCAGGTTGCATttgagtggtggtggaggtgttggTGCCCATGCTAGTGGAGGCATAGCTGTATGATGATTGTGGTTGTGTGTGCCACGTGTCGTGAGGGTGTGGTATGTTAGTTTGTGGGTATGTTTGTGATGTGTATGTGTGAGTGGgtggtggatattgtggtggatgttgtggtggatattgtggtggatattgtggtggatgtggtggtggatgttgtggtggatattgtcgtggatattgtggtggatgtggtggtggatgttgtggtgcattgttgggctgtgtgatgtcatcatgtggaATGAAGCTGTCTAGGGCCCTTGTTAAGGTTTCCCTCGCTTCAGTATTGCGACTTGGGGGAACTAGCAGCATTCTAGCCTCCAAACTCAGTAAGAAATGGGCATCACTAGTGAGTTTGGGTGCAGGATGCGCAAGTGCATCCAGGCATGCAATTAGGCGGTCCTCCTGGCGATCGGATCTTTTCCGTTTTGGACGGTGAGTCTGAATGTTTTCGGGATCCACGACAGGTGGTGCAGGCTGTGAGGGTGTTTGGAATGTAGGGGTGGGATCGGGTGGAGGTGGACTTAGTGGCCCCGTAGATGCACAGGCCTCACTGTCCCTGGTgacgtcctcctcttcctcctcctgctgttgtcttttcgaccagctactatcggtgctgtgaacaTGAAAATATACATAAGTATGCGCAAGATATGAAAGTGAATGCATGTCATACCACACCCTCTCCTGCATGTGTATGCCCTGGACTCACCTACGCATTTCAGTGCATGGGATTAGAAAGGCCATTTCCTCCGCATGGACATAGCTGGACCGTGCACTTGGCGAAGCTCCACTCCTCTGTTCCTTCTCTTTGCGCCGATGACGAATGAAGGCATCTTTGAGGCTCTTCCACTTGCTTTTTAGGATGTTTActataatacaaataaaattacatcctttaattgtattttttgctttacacTCATTTTTTACAGCTATTTAGCTACAGGCCAATCGTTGACCAGTCTGCACTACGCCTTCCAGATCGGGAAATCCACAGCCAGTGTGATTGTGAGGGAAACCTGCAGCACCATTTGGCAGGTCcttcatgctgttgtgatgggcCAACCAAACAAGGAGGAGTGGATGAAAATAGCGGATACTTTTCAAAATACCTGCAATTTCCCGAACTGTGTCGGAGCAATTGATggaaaacacatccgtgttctgaaGCCAATGAGGAGTAGCAGTcagttttttaattataaaaaatacttttcgtttgttctttttgcggtatgTGATGCCAACTATTCTTTTCGTTATATCGATGTGGGGTCCTATGGCAGCAGCTCGGACTCTGCTGTTTTTGGCCATTCTGAGTTTGGTCAATTGCTCAGTAGTAATGGCCTTGACCTTCCCggaaacaccacactgcctggcacCAGTTATCCCTCTATGCCTTTTGTTTTTGTGGGTGACGAGGCATTTGGTCTAGGTGAGCACCTTATGAGGCCATACTCCTCCCGTAATTTATGCATTAAGCGGCGTGTTTTTAACTATCGCCTGACCAgagcacgcagggtggtggaatGTGCATTTGGCATCTTAGCCAACAAATGGCGAGTTCTGCACTCTCCCATAAATTTGaaattggagaccgccatctcggTTGTGAAGGCAGCACGTGCTCTTCACAATTTTGTCCGAGAAAGGGATGGCTTCAATTTTGATGATTCGTTGAGCCATTCCATGGAGAGCCAGAATCGCAGAGGTGTGCGTGGGACCACACATGCTGCGGCCATTCGGGACCACTTTGcggcttatttttattttttttaaactcgttttattggagTATAAATGTGCATCGTTAAAGTACATGACATTTCAGCATATCAATGAACTCAATAGACAAAGAGCATAGCGTCAATGCACATATTGgtataaaaacaaaacagaaataaagtaaaacaatACAAAACATTCTGTGGTACATTATTCATTTCAAAAAGTACAATTTCCCAGGAGCGCAGCACGCCCTCCTACAGGCATCGGCAAGGATTCATATCCAAATCTCCAGCCCACCGTGACAGGAATACTATCCCAGGTGGATATTTACTATAGAAGCACCTCACGTTCCCCTTCATTCACTGCATAAGCACACTCAATCTCATCAGGAGCTCAGCGTATCTGCGGATGCGCACCATTCCCCCCAGACTTTCTCAAATTTCTGGGGGCATCCCCTATGAATATATACTACTTTCTCCAATGGGATAACCTGATTTACCACTCGTTTCCAATGGTTGACATTAGTCATTCTATCAGCCATCCACCGAAGGGCTATAGCCTTCCTGGCCAAAAATAAGGTTTCCTCCAGAAATATCCTATGATGGTGAGACCATTGTTCCTCGTCTATGATTCCTAACAAGCACATCTTGGGGCAAAGTGGGACCCGTCCCGGTACTAGATCCGACAGTAAAGACGTCACATCTTTCCAGAAGTTTTGAATGAGTCTACagccccacatcatgtgccagaagttgGCACCAGCTTGGTGACATCTTAGACAACTATCACTCTCAGACCTACCCATTTTAAACAATCTACTAGGAGTAAGATAGCTTCTATGCAAAATGTGTAATTGTATCATCTTATTATTGACTGATGGGGATACTCTTGTAGGAGCCGCTAGCGCCTCGCCCCACTCCGTTCCAGAAAGAGACGGGATGCAACCTCTCCATTTATCCCCAACAGTCAGAGGGGGTATATCCATCTTCGTGGTTATGAGGTGCGTGTAGATAGCCGATATTAGACCTCTAGGGCCTTGTGTGGATAGCACTCCAATCAGGGGGTAATTAGAAATCCGTTTAGATCCCTTGCCAAACTGTGCAGATAGGGCATGTCTAATCTGTAAATATCTGAAAAACATGTGTCGTGGGGtaccaaatttttcctgaatcTGAGAGTAGGATCTCAAGGAACCCCCCTCGTATAAATCTCCTAGTGTCAGGATTCCATGTTCCTTCCACATCGGAGCTCCCTCATGCCCAATAAGATGCTGGAACATAGGATTATCCCACAAGGGTATTAAGTCCGGAATATCAGTGTAGTGTTTTAACTTGGCTGCTTCCCAGACTTGGTGGGCAAGCCTGTGTATCGGGAGGGTTTTCCCATGGAACAGGCTGATACCTTCCAGAACTGGCCATAGAGAGTGCAGCTGAAGGAGGTTCTGCAGATAGAACTCCGTATTGGGTAAGGGCTGTGAGGACACCCAAGTGACAAGGTACCGCAGCTGTCCCGCTAGGAAATATAAAAACAGATCTGGCAGTGCCGCTCCCCCCTGCAGTTTAGGCCTCTGCAAAGTGCGGATCGCCAGTTTCCTTCTAGCCTTCCCCCAGATGAAAGCTGACATCATGGAGTGGAGACGGTCAAAGAACTTTCTTGGAACGGTCGTGCTCGCATGTTCTAAAACATATAAGGCCTTAGGAAGGAGGACCATCTTAATGAGATTCAAACGTCCCATCAGTGATATAGGAANNNNNNNNNNNNNNNNNNNNNNNNNNNNNNNNNNNNNNNNNNNNNNNNNNNNNNNNNNNNNNNNNNNNNNNNNNNNNNNNNNNNNNNNNNNNNNNNNNNNtcacagaataccttggggtgtcttctttccaaaatggggtcacttgtggcgtagttatactgccctggcaatttaggggcctaaatgtgtgagaagtactttgcaatcaaaatctgtaaaaaatgaccggtgaaatccgaaag
The genomic region above belongs to Bufo gargarizans isolate SCDJY-AF-19 chromosome 4, ASM1485885v1, whole genome shotgun sequence and contains:
- the LOC122935259 gene encoding protein ANTAGONIST OF LIKE HETEROCHROMATIN PROTEIN 1-like, coding for MEYSRRRPFAAIVSAILLLRLRRRRESRRRFWVHPVIANRQERGQFWALYETLRAHEDKFWAYTRMSITSFDELLGLLGTHLQRQDTFMRDSIPPAERLIITLRYLATGQSLTSLHYAFQIGKSTASVIVRETCSTIWQVLHAVVMGQPNKEEWMKIADTFQNTCNFPNCVGAIDGKHIRVLKPMRSSRAASASPHSVPERDGMQPLHLSPTVRGGISIFVVMRCV